A window of Panicum virgatum strain AP13 chromosome 8K, P.virgatum_v5, whole genome shotgun sequence contains these coding sequences:
- the LOC120646033 gene encoding uncharacterized protein LOC120646033 yields MASGAYPVQLLHLPGGGGGGGGQWRNLGGAYAAVTFLRPQGQSLVLYAAGPDGQQQQQPQRIVFVYPILPGDAFERLDSATLSWAEPESGNGFALCFRDDAAVCGAIAPVVRSPAVDGIADTLAGLRVAREEAAPAPGGGDIAARLAQLSIGRP; encoded by the coding sequence ATGGCGAGCGGCGCTTACCCCGTgcagctcctccacctccccggcggtggcggcggcggcggcggccaatggCGCAACCTCGGCGGCGCCTACGCCGCCGTGACGTTCCTCCGCCCGCAGGGGCAGTCCCTGGTCCTTTACGCCGCGGGCCCCgacggccagcagcagcagcagcctcagcGCATCGTGTTCGTGTACCCGATCCTCCCCGGCGACGCCTTCGAGAGGCTGGACAGCGCGACGCTGTCGTGGGCGGAGCCCGAATCCGGGAACGGATTCGCGCTCTGCTTCCGCGACGACGCCGCCGTGTGTGGCGCCATCGCCCCGGTGGTGAGGAGCCCGGCGGTCGACGGCATCGCGGACACCCTGGCGGGGCTCCGcgtggcgagggaggaggccgcgccggcgcccggcggagGGGACATCGCCGCGCGGCTCGCGCAGCTCAGCATCGGCCGCCCGTGA
- the LOC120646028 gene encoding probable inactive serine/threonine-protein kinase bub1 isoform X1, protein MNSLFQTRFLQHFVHGDPDKISATFCTRWCPQSSAAVLAGRRYTAPDSVGKQQSPVKVWQVGRVQYRMTGGPYRNPPMAVALRREIKPNQFEMGISPCRPAGRHSNRIGGMAAAADGEQDKELLSSVVADIRSYSGSDPLRPWLRGVRKMERALPPATLREKLPRFLQKCAQEFQDDLRYRDDPRYLRVWIQLMDYVADAKPLLKKMERNRIGLKRASFYMAYALYYEKHKRFNDAQKMYNLGIHNLAEPISELHKAHEQFILRVESYKRRKDKLQQRMPTKADPSAKLPTKAGPSTTSMKQVEGESRNGKQPKSNTTQKSGSSSTSLGCYPPLGPAKVGMLSRGNSGANNNLSRCNSDDTVVVRFVGSALVGKSETEDACHHGLVEPTINTKEAMDAINSMFLEPVEPETTLKRRSKREKTSCNQQTSAFDIFVDEDEPNHNNPKMIHSNSMKQEHPKFGQQTRGFEIFIDEDSTNGNNQNVGQNKNSKKENMKSNQETSGFEIFVDENEANCNVQNVTCHKKNRFPPRPLHDSSRHEGQK, encoded by the exons ATGAACAGCTTATTCCAGACAAGATTTCTGCAACATTTTGTACACGGTGATCCAGACAAGATTTCTGCAACATTTTGTACACGGTGGTGTCCGCAGTCATCGGCAGCagtgctcgccggccgccggtatACGGCACCGGATTCCGTGGGAAAACAACAGAGCCCCGTGAAGGTCTGGCAAGTGGGCCGGGTGCAGTAcaggatgacaggtgggccctacCGTAACCCTCCCATGGCCGTTGCCCTTCGGAGGGAGATAAAACCAAACCAATTCGAAATGGGAATCTCGccttgccggccggccggccgccactCAAATCGAATCGGaggcatggccgccgccgcagacggAGAGCAGGACAAGGAGCTCCTCTCCTCGGTGGTGGCCGACATCCGGAGCTACTCCGGCTCCGACCCCCTCCGCCCATGGCTCCG AGGCGTGCGGAAGATGGAGcgggcgctgccgccggcgacgttGCGGGAGAAGCTGCCCAGGTTCCTCCAGAAGTGCGCCCAGGAGTTCCAGGACGACCTACGCTACCGCGACGATCCCCGCTACCTCCGCGTCTGGATCCAGCTG ATGGACTACGTGGCGGATGCGAAGCCATTGCTCAAGAAGATGGAGAGGAATCGAATTGGCCTTAAGAGAGCTTCATTTTATATGGCTTATGCACTATATTATGAGAAGCACAAGAGGTTCAATGACGCGCAGAAGATGTACAATCTGGGGATCCACAA CCTGGCAGAGCCTATCAGTGAGTTGCACAAAGCACATGAACAGTTTATTCTTCGAGTGGAATCATACAAGAGGAGGAAAGATAAA TTGCAGCAAAGAATGCCTACGAAAGCTGATCCAAGTGCTAAATTGCCTACAAAAGCTGGGCCTAGTACTACATCTATGAAGCAAGTTGAAG GTGAAAGCAGAAACGGTAAACAACCGAAATCCAATACAACTCAGAAGTCAGGGAGCAGTTCCACTTCATTAGGTTGTTATCCTCCATTAGGGCCAGCTAAAGTTGGTATGCTATCCAGAGGCAACTCAGGAGCAAACAACAATTTGTCCCGTTGTAATAGCGACGATACTGTAGTTGTAAGGTTTGTAGGCTCTGCATTGGTTGGGAAGTCAGAAACTGAAGATGCCTGCCATCATGGCCTAGTTGAACCAACTATAAACACTAAGGAGGCTATGGATGCCATCAATAGCATGTTTTTGGAGCCAGTGGAACCTGAGACAACACTCAAGAGACGCTCAAAGCGTGAAAAGACAAGCTGTAATCAGCAAACAAGTGCATTTGATATCTTTGTTGATGAAGATGAGCCTAACCATAATAATCCAAAGATGATCCACAGCAATAGCATGAAGCAAGAGCATCCAAAGTTCGGTCAGCAAACAAGAGGGTTTGAGATCTTTATTGATGAAGATAGTACAAATGGAAACAACCAAAATGTGGGGCAGAACAAGAACTCTAAGAAGGAAAACATGAAGTCAAATCAGGAAACAAGTGGGTTCGAAATCTTTGTTGATGAAAATGAGGCTAACTGCAATGTACAGAATGTCACGTGTCACAAGAAAAATAGATTTCCTCCAAGACCATTGCATGATTCATCTAGACATGAAGGTCAAAAATGA
- the LOC120646028 gene encoding triphosphate tunnel metalloenzyme 3-like isoform X2, which yields MEVEIKLRLPDAAAHRRLSSFLAPRLRRTHAQRNLFFDAAARTLAAATAALRVRLYGPDDRAPLRAVLALKRRPRIDAGVSRVEELEDPLDPALALACADDPARLGGVDSPILRLVAAEYGVGGHAAPFVCLGGFRNTRAVYELQDEGLVLELDETRFDFGTSYELECETADPDRVKEVLERLLTVAGVPYQYSRSNKFACFMAGKLLP from the coding sequence ATGGAGGTCGAGATCAAGCTCCGcctccccgacgccgccgcccaccgccgcctctcctccttcctcgcgccccgcctccgccgcaccCACGCCCAGCGCAACCTCTTcttcgacgccgccgcgcggaccctcgccgcggccaccgccgcgctccGCGTGCGCCTCTACGGCCCCGACGACCGCGCGCCCCTCCGCGCGGTGCTCGCGCTCAAGCGCCGCCCGCGCATCGACGCCGGCGTCAGCCGCGTCGAGGAGCTCGAGGACCCGCTCGAccccgccctcgccctcgcctgcGCCGACGACCCCGCGCGCCTCGGCGGGGTCGACTCCCCGATCCtccgcctcgtcgccgccgagTACGGCGTCGGGGGGCACGCCGCGCCCTTCGTCTGCCTCGGCGGGTTCCGGAACACGCGCGCCGTCTACGAGCTCCAGGACGAGGGCCTCGTGCTGGAGCTGGACGAGACGCGGTTCGACTTCGGGACCAGCTACGAGCTCGAGTGCGAGACGGCCGACCCTGACCGGGTCAAGGAGGTGCTGGAGCGCCTGCTCACGGTCGCCGGCGTGCCGTACCAGTACTCCCGGAGCAATAAGTTCGCCTGCTTCATGGCAGGGAAGCTGCTTCCTTGA